The DNA segment GACCACGTGCTCGTCGAGTTCGCCGCCCGGCCGGACGTAGTCGAGCAGTCACGAGCGAAGGCGAGCGACCTGTCGGTGCCCGAATCCGCCTGAATCCGCTCCCCACGCATCGGGCCGTCGATTCGATCGTTCGGGCTGCAGGGGACCCCACAAGTACCGATCGTCGGCCCGTGATGGAAGCCATCTCCGACAACGGCGTGAGGCCCTCTCGACCCCACCTCGTACGTTCGTTCACCGTCTCGCGCATGCCGTTCGGCGGTTCCGACGACGATGGCCCCGGGTGTGCTATTCCAGTGGTCGCTTTCGTTTCTCGAGCACCCGGACGCCGTCGATGTGCGTTCCGGGATACTGACCTTCCCCGTCCTTCTCCGCCGCCTTCACCATGTCCCAGACGACGTTCAGCCCCGTCGTCACGCCCTCCAGGGCCTCCATCTCGCAGCCGGTCTTGCCGGTCGTCTCGACGGCCACCTCGAGGCGGACCCGATCATCGCTTACCTCGAACTCGGTGTCGACGTTCGTGATCGGAATCTGGTGACACATCGGGATCGTCTCCCAGGTGTGTTTCACGGCCTGAATCGCGCCCACGCGGGCGGTCGCGAGCACGTCACCCTTCTCGACGTCGTTCTCGCGGATCGCGGCGATCGTCCCCTCACTCAGGTGAAGCTCGCCGGCAGCGACCGCCCGACGGGCCGTATCGGGTTTGTCGCCCACGTCGACCATGCGGGCCTCGCCCGACTCGTCGACATGGGTGAGGTCGCGCTCGTCGCTCATCGTTCCCCCCAGATCGCCCGCGGGAGGACGTCGAGCAGGTCAGACGCCAGCAGTCCGCCCTCGCGGTCGTCGATCAGCTCGGCCGCCCGCCCGTTGGCGTAGGAGGCCGCTACGGCGGCGTCGAACGGGTCGTTCTCCTTCGCGAACGCGGCGGTGATCCCCGCGAGGGTGTCGCCGGTGCCGCCGACGGCCATCCCGGGGGTGCCCGCCGTCGAGATCCGGGTGCGCTCGCCGTCGGAGACGACGTCCGCCTCCGCCTTCGCCATCACGACGTGGCCGAGATCGGCGGCGAACTCGCGAATCTCCTCCGCGCCTTCCTCCAGATCGTCGAGCTCGGGCCCGCCCATCCCCGCCAGTTCCCGCTTGTTGGGCGTACAGACCAGCGTCGCGTCGGTCTCGACCTCGGGGACCACCGAGAGGGCGTCGGCGTCGACCACCATCGGCCCCTCGAACTCCTCGAGGAAGACCCGTGCGGCCTCGAGGGTCTCGTCGGCAGTACCCAGACCGGGGCCGAGGACGACGACGTCCTCGTAGTCGGTCGCCGTCTCGATCAGGTCGTCGACCTCGTCGACGGTGAGCCGATCGCTCTCGTAGTCCTGGACGATGAGGTCCTCGGCGTAGCCCGCGAGCACGTCCTTGATCGAGGCCGGACAGGCGACGAACGAGAGCTCCGCACCCGAGCGCAGCGCCGCCTGCGCGGAGAGCGCCGGCGCGCCGGTGTAGGGTCCGCCGCCGACGACGAACACGCGGATCTCGTCGGCGTCGGGTTCGGACGCGCCCAGCGCGAGGTCGCCCGGCCCGGCGTAGCGTTCCGCAGCGGCGGGAATGCCGATGTCCGCGACCGTCACTTCGAGGTCGAGGTCGGCGAGTCCCGGTTTGGTGTCGTGGAAGGTGACGACGCGGTCGGCCTCGACGGCGCTCTCCGGGACGTCGCCGGTGTCGGCATCCACCCCGGAGGGGACGTCCACCGAGACGACGGTCGCCTCGCTGTCGTTGATCGCGCCCGCGGCGGTCGCCTCGGGCTCGCGAAGCTCGCCGCTGATGCCGGTGCCGAGCATCCCGTCGACGATCACGTCGGGATCGGAGAGCGAGAACGCGGTCGAATCGGCCACCGTCTCGGGCTCGTAGCCTCCCTCGAGGAGCGCCTCCCAGTTCTCGCGGGCGATCTCGGTCGAGATCGATTCGGGCCTGCCCAGCAGGTGGACGGAGAGGTCGTACTCGTCGAGAAAGCGCGCGGCGACGAACGCGTCGCCGCCGTTGTTCCCCCGCCCGGCGACGATCGCCACCCGATCGCCCTCGTCCGCTTCCTCGCACACCGCGCGGGCGACGGCGTTGCCGCTCGACTCCATCAGCTGCTTTCGGGGGACGCCGAGCGCCTCGGCGTTTCGGTCGACCGCTCCCATCCGCTCGGTGGTGATCATGGGAGGCGGTTCGACCGGGCGGCCGTTGAAGATTGCGGACGACGTTTTCATTCCGCCACGGCCCATAGATCCCGCGTGAACGTCTTCTGGCTCGACGAGGACCCTCGTCTCGCCGCCCGGTATCACTGCGACCAGCACGTGAACAAGATGCTGCTCGAGGCGGCCCAGGTGCTCTGTACGGCGGCCCGCGAGAACGGCTACGAGGCGGACTTCCTCTACCGGGCGACCCACGTCGATCACCCGGTGACACGGTGGGCTACGGAGTCGCGGGCGAACTGGCTCCGGCTCCGCGAGCACGCGAAGGCGCTCAACGCGGAGTTCGTCGAACGCTACGGGAAGGACGCGGATCACGCGAGCTGGACGGTGATCGAGCGAATCGACCCCGATCGGATCGCGTTCCCCGCGGCGGAGCCGACGCCCCGCCCGCAGGCGATGCCCGAGCGCTACCGGCGATCCGACGATCCGGTGGCCGCCTACCGGGCGTACTACGCGGGCGAGAAGGCCGAGTGGGCCGAGTGGAAGTACACCGACGAGCCGCCGTGGCTCGACGGGTTCCTCGAGTGACGTCGTCGCCCTCGATCAGCGCCTGATCTCGAAGCCGTCCTCGTCCTGGGGGTCGCCGAACTCGGCCTCGACGTCCTCGACCTCGGCCGCCGGCGAGCCCTCGTGACACCACTCTACCATCGATTCGACTGCCTCTCGAGGCCCTTCGAAGACGGCCTCGACGCGGCCGTCCTCGAGGTTGCGAACCCAGCCGTCGACGCCGCGTTCGCGGGCGGCGTCGCGGGTGCTCGCGCGGTAGTAGACACCCTGTACCCGTCCGGTCACGAACGCGTGTGCGCGGGTTCGATCGCCAGCGTCGCTCATAGGCGGACGTTCTCGGGCCGGATCAAAAAACGCTGGTGCCGCCGTGCTCGGCGTCCGAAATTCAGGACCCCAACGCGCTGATCCGGCGCTTGATGCCGCTCATCCACTTCGTCAGATCCTCGGAGAGGCTGTCGGCGACCGTGAGATACCACGGCGTCCGCCAGTAGAACGACTCGATCTCGAAGGGAATTCCGTCGGGGTACCGCTCGCTCTCGTAGTTTCGCAGCAGTCGGCGGGTCATCCGCACGCCCTCCTCCGGATCGCACGCGACCGCCCGGTAGTGTTTGATCGGATGGGTGAGCCAGGAGTACTCCCAGTGGGCGTACACCTCGACGCTCTCGTCGACGTTGTGGAGGATCACGTGAAGCTGCCAGTCGGCGAGCGGCGACTCCCGGAGCGCCCACGAGCCGTTCGAAACGTTGCCGTCGACGCGCACCTTCAACGAGGAGACCAGGTTGCGCTGAAACCCCGCCGCCGCGAGGACGTCCTCGAACTCGTCCTCGGTCAGGTGGACCGTTCCGACGTACTCCTCCTCGGTGTTGCTGGTCATCGCGTAGCCGCCGAACGCCCAGCCGAACAGCCGATGGATCGGTGGCTTGACCCTCCGACGGGACGCGTTGTAGATGTCCTGTGACTGGCCCATTGGGGGCTTCAGGCATCCCACGCGTATATCAGTTGTAGTCCGCTGATTTGGTTCGGCTCAGGCCGAGGCCGCGCCCGCCCGCAGGTGGTGTAAGACATATTCTGGTAGTTCGTAATCAACGGCGTCTCGTAGAACGCCCGGAATACGGTACGTCGGGCAAAACGTCCAATGGGTGAGAGATGGTACGTCCACGTCGGAGAGAACGTTAGCTCGGTACTCACGCGATTCGCCGCGGTGATGGCGAACCTACTGGTGGTATCGCTGATGTGGGACGAGCACTACGCGATTCCCTGTACGCTCGGTTCGGCCCTCGTCGTCTTCGGGGTCGGAGAGGCGTTGATGTGGCGGTGTAACACCGCCGGGGAGCTCTCTCGAGCGGGGGTCTTCACGTCCGCAGCGGTCGTCTGGTTCGTGACCGCGCTGGCGGGCATGCTTCCGTTTCTCACCATCGCCTGGACCGTCGCCATCGATCCCGCGGTCCTCACGATCCCGCCATCGGTCCGTGATGCGACGCTTCGCGCGTTTCGCTCGCCGGTCAACGCCTGGTTCGAGTCGATGAGCGCCATCACCGGCAGCGGCCTTGACCATGACCCGCTACGAAAGTGACCTTCCGGCGACGCTGCAGTGGTGGCGTTCGCTCATGCAGTGGCTCGGCGGGATCGGCGTGATCGTCCCGGTGATCACGTTCATCAACAAGTCCGGCGACAACACCCTCCAGCGCTACTACGACGAACGGACCCCGCTCGGGCAGTTCCAATCGGATACCGTCTCAAACTCTCCCCGACTGATGGTGTCGGTCTTCACCGGCGTTACCCTGCTGGCCATCGGCCTGCTGTGGATCGCGGGCATGCCACGGTTCGATACGCGATGCGAGAACCGCCGTCCGCGTTAGATCGTCGATCGGTCACCCATCCTGATCCGACCTCGGGGGGTTCTGACACCAGTAATACTCTTCAGGCGTTGGAGAGTGGTACTCATCATGGTCGGGCGTTCGACACCGATCTCAGGACGCCGTCCGTGGGCCGTCAAAATCGCTGATACGGAGCGAAGCGAGGTGGGACGATGAAGCGACGACCCCTCCTCACGACCGGACTGCTCGCCGTTTCGGGCGCCGGCTGCGTCGGGCGGTTCACCGGCGGTGACAGCGAACCGGGAGCGGGCTCGCGGGAGGGGGAAAACGGATCGGCGGACGCGACCGAGACCATCGACGACGGCGAATCGGCGAACTCAGAGCGCGACGTCCAGGTCATCAGGATGGACCGCACCACCGACACGATCGGGACGACCGCAACGATCACCGCGCGAAACCTCGCCTCGGAGACGCTCGATGCCGTCGACGTCACGGTGATCTTCTACGACGAGATCGATAGCGAAATCGGCCCCGGGTTGGGGGGCATTACGGACGTATCTGCGGGCGAGGGGTTCGAGATCACGATCCGTGCCGAAGGGCCACAGTATACCGACGCGGCGGCCTTCGAGATCACCGACTTGACCGTCGAATGAGGACGCCCTCAGTCGGCGAATCGATCGTACAGGAACGTCGCGGGGAACGCCGTCATCCCGTGTGCGAGGATCGATCCGGCGACGACGAGGCTCCCGACGATCCATCCCGTCTGCATGCCGGTATGGCGCACTGACAGCGCCCCGTAGAAGATCGCCGCGACCCCGATCGGGCCGAACCAGCCGACGAACAGCGTCGCTCCGCGGCCGTCGATCGGGGGGATGGCTCACCGAAGCGCGAACAGCATCGGCAGGCGGCGCAGCAACAGAACGGCGACCACGACGGCGACGCCTCGCCAGCCCAAGCCGACCCACGCTGACCACGGGATCATCATACCGAAGAGGACGAACGCCGGAAACGTGAACAGTCGGTTGACCACCTCCTGGATCTGCTGTTCCTCGGCTTCGTCGCTGGAGACGGCGACGTAGTTGTACGCGAGGCCGGCGACGAACACGCCCAGGATTCCGTCACTGCCGAGCAGCTTGATAAACCCGAGGGCGGCGAACGTGAGCGCGACGGTGACGGTCAGTACGGACGTCTTCTCGAGAAAGCGCTCGGAGCTCGCGAACCGTTCGGCCCGTCCGATGGCCACGCCGACCACGAGCCCGAGGGCGATCGCGGCGCCGACCTCCCAGAGTAGCGTCCGCGTGAGCCACTCGACCAGCGCGGTCTCGGTCGATCTGGTGAGCATGAGGATCGCCAGGAAGACGAGGGGATACGCGCCGCCGTCGTTGGCCCCGGATTCGCCCGAGAGGACGTTCCTGAGTCGCTCGGGGATGTTCTCCTCCGCGGCTTCGCCGGTCACGATCGTGTTCGCGAGCACCGGATCCGTCGGGGTGACGATGGCGCCGACCAGCAGCGCGACCCAGACGGGAAACCCCAAGATCACGTACACCACGAGTCCGCTCACGAGCCACATCGCGATCATGCCGGGTCCGAGGATCGTCGCCATCGCCTTCGCCCGCTTGCGGAAGTAGTTCTGGGGGAGCCGAAGCGCGATCGAAGTGACTGCGATCGCGATGGTCAGTCGGGCGACCTGCTCGATGATCGAGAGCGGATCCCCCCACTGGGAGAGATCTACCAGACCGAGTCCGAGCGGACCGATCAGTACGCCGAACCCAACTGCAACCATCGGTTCGGAGACGACGGTATACGTCCCGACGCAACACCCCCGCGCTGAGACTCAACAGGAGAATCAGTCCCCCGATGAGCGCGAGCGAGAGGTTCAGTTGGTCCACATCGCCGGTTCGATAGTTATCCGCATAATTGTTGGGCCGGTGGCCTGAGCGGGGCCAGCCGCTCGTCCTCCGTGCGATTCTGGACTCGGTTATCGGACTAGACGACTGACCAGGATCATCCCCACCCCGTTTCGAGCGGAGTGGCAGCGCGATATCGGATACCGTTGATCAGGTGTCCTCGAGGGCTTCGGACTCTCGGCCCCCCGTTCTGAGAAAATGGAAGACGTAGGTCTGGGCGTAGCCCGCGTGCTCGCCGAACCGTTCGCGGATCGCCCGCGAGGTCTCCCGGTAGGAGCCACGATCGCAGTCGGGGTAGTGCTCCTCGATCGCCGACCGGATCCAGGTGTCCAGCGGGACGGCCTCCAGGTAGCCAAGCGAGAACAGCAGCACGCAGTCGGCGACCTTCTCGCCGACGCCGACGAACCGCGTGAGCCGGTCGCGAGCGTCCTCGTAGGCGCTCCCCAGCGCGTCCTCGGGTCGTTCGCCGCTCGCGACCATCTCTGCCGTCTCCCTGACGTAGGGCGCGCGATAGCCGAGCGAACACTCGCGGAGCTCCTCGACGCTCGCGGCCGCGAGTTGTTCCGGCGTCGGGAAGGCGTGGTAGGTCTCGTCGTCGATCTCGAGCGTGTCGCCGAACTCCCGCGAGAGCGTCACCTGCATTCCGTGGATTCGCCCGACGCGCATCTGGGCCGAACAGATGAACGAGATCAGACACGGAAACGGCGGGTCTCGGACGAGGCGCAGTCCCCGGTGGGTGGCATAGGCCTCCTCGATCAGCGGGTCGTCGGGCGTTTCCTCGATTATCGCATCGAGGTCGTCGTCGAGCCGTAGCAGTCGGCGGAGATGCGGGACGGCGTCCGTCGTCGACTCCCACTCGAGGGAGCCATCGTGCTGGCGCACCCGGATCAACTCGCCGCTCCCGGCGGGGGCGGCCGATCGGGGGTCAGTCCCGTCGACGACCGTGTGATACCAGCCCCCGTCGTCGCCGTCGTACATCAGCCCGTCATCGCGCCGCCAGCAGTACGACTGGCCGCTCTCGAGCGTTAGTCGGAGATCCATCCCGCCGGGGCACTCCTCGATCGGGATCGCGCCGCGTTCCATCGTCCACTGATCGGGAGGGAACGCGCTTGCGAGTTTCGATCTCGGGACCGAGGTAACATTCATACCGCTGGCTGGTGATGTATGACACCATGGATTGCAGAGTCGTCGTCGAGGCCGCAGTCCCGGTGTACGACGTCTCCACGCCGGACGAGGCCGTCCGGATCGCCATCTCGAAGACCGGCGACATGCTGAATCCGGACCTCAACTACGTCGAGATCTCGATGGGTGAGCGGACCTCTCCCAGCGGCGAACAGCTCGAACCGGCGTTCATCGTCGCCGACGAGGCGTTGGTTGCACTGGAGCTCGAGATGACCGTCTTCAACGTCGAGCGCGAGGAGCATGCCTCGCGGATCGCCCGAAAGGAGATCGGCCAGCGTCTCGAGAACATCCCGCTCGAGGTTCTCGAGGTCGAAGTCCTCGAAACCGATGACTCCGACGAGGGGAACGGAACGGACGAGTCTAACGACTCGAACGAGGGAAGCGACGAGTCCGACGCAGGCGACGGCGAGGACGACGTCCTCCCGGAGTTCGACGACCTCCTCGAGTAACGGAGCCGACTGGCGCTCCGCGTTCGTGATCGATCGTACGCGGTGGCTTCGAACGCGGCGTCCGCCGGTCGCCGTCGCTGCTCGATACGGAACCGTCAAAAGGACGGGAACGGGTCGGCCTCAGTCCGCCTGTGCTGCCGTGACCGTTCCAGTCGCCTCTTCGGTTTCGTCGATGTCGCCCGTGATCCCCTTCGCGAGCGCGAAGACGGCCGCCTTGTGGTCGGTCTTCGATTTGTGAATGGACGTCGGTCGCACGCCGAGCGACTCGTACTCGTCGAGATCGACGCCGTTCGCGTTCTGTTCGTAGTGGTTCGATACCTCTGCGAGTAGGCCGTGGAGGTGGATGAGCTCCTGCTTTTTCATGACCACTCGAGAGTTACAGTTGCAGGGTTATATTAGTATCTTGAGTTCCGTTATCATACGTACCAGGACTGATACAACTCCTTATAAATGAAAGGGCTCCGGTCGTCCGTTCGTCGCTTCCGACCGTCGGTCTCAGTCCGCGGCTTCCGCGCTCGCGGTCCCCGCCGGCGTGTTCGTCTCGTCAGCCTGGAGCAGCTCCTTGTACCGGTTTCTGATGGTGACCTCGCTGATGTTCGCGACGTCGCTCACCTCGGCCTGGGTGACCTTCTCGTTGGTGAGCAGCGCGGCGGCGTACACCGCGGCGGCCGCCAGTCCGACTGGCGACTTCCCCGAGTGGATGCCCGACTGCTTCGCGTTGCGGAGCAGTTGGCGCGCGCGGTGTTCGGCCTCGTCCGAGAGTTCGAGGTCCGATGCGAAGCGCGGGACGTAGCTCTCGGGGTCGGCGGGCTGGACCTCGAGGCCGAGCTCCCGGACCACGTATCGGTAGGTCCGGGTCAGCTCCATCCGGTCGATCCGGGAAACCTGCTCGATCTCGTCGAGGCTACGCGGAGTGCCCGCCTGGCGGGCGGCGGCGTAGAGACTCGCGGTGGCGACGCCCTCGATCGAGCGGCCGGGCAGGAGGTCGTCCTCGAGCGCCCGGCGGTAGATCACGCTGGCGGTCTCGCGGACGTTCTTCGGGAGACCCAGCGCCGAGGCCATGCGGTCGATCTCGCCGAGCGCCTGTTTGAGGTTTCGCTCCTTGGAGTTGCGCGTGCGGAAGCGCTCGTTCCAGGTGCGGAGGCGCTGCATCTTCTGGCGCTGGCGGTTCGACAGGGAGTTACCGTAGGCGTCCTTGTCCTGCCAGCCGATATTGGTCGAGAGTCCCTTGTCGTGCATCATCGTCGTCGTCGGGGCGCCGACGCGGGACTTCTGATCGCGCTCCGAGGACTCGAAGGCGCGCCACTCAGGACCGCGATCGATCTCGTCGGCCTCGACGACGAGCCCGCAGTCCGCACAGACGGTCTCGCCGTGTTCGCTGTCCGATTCCAGTCGACCGCCACACTCCGGGCAGGTGAGCTCCGATTCCTCGGTCTGCTCCTCGTCTACCTCGGTTTCGGTGGCCGACTCGTCAGTGTAGGTTCGCTGGTTGATTTTCGTCATGGTGGGATGGTGAACGCGGGAGTGCGCTCCGGCGAGAGAAAATGACCGGAGGACCCGTTGCTTCCTAACAATACGTAACACCGAAAGCTACTTAAAACTTCCGCATGCACCTGAAGTGATCGTTCGGGGAAATCGGCATAGAGAACCGTCGTGGAGGGCCGATGGCGTCGAACGGTTAGTCGACGATGAACTGGCCCGCCGCCTCCTCGACCGTCGCCCGGTCGAGCGCCTCATCGAAGGCGTCGGGGAACCCGATCTCGCCGCCGAGCACGCGCAGGAACGACGCGTGGCGCGCCTCGACGCTGTGGATACTGAGCGCCGGGGGGACCAGTTCGGCGTTCTGGATCGAGGGGGCCGCACCGGCGTACGCGCCGACGCCCGTGTCCTCGAGCACCGCCGCGGTGGCGAGGAACTCGTCGGGGTCCTCGACCGCCGTCCCGAAGTCGAACTCCGGCTGGTCGATCGGCTCGCCGCCAAGGTCCGTGATCACATCGCCGAGCACTTCGACGTGGGTGAACTCGTGATCACGGATGACCTCGAGGTCCTCGAAGACGCGCGCACGGATCGCGTCGCCGGTACCGAACTCGGCCAGTAGCTCCGACTCGAGCAGGCCGGAGCAGCCCAGGTTGTCCAGGCCACGCTGGTAGAACTCGGCCTCGAGGAACTCGAGGGTGCGGGCGTAGTTGAGGATGTCGACGTCGTCCTCGAACTCGCCGTCAGCGCCGTTCCCGTCCTCCATTCCATCGTCACCGTGCTCGTCGGCCGCGACCGATCCGACCGGTCCGCCCAGTCCGAACGCACCCGCCCCGACCAGCGCCGAGGCCGCCATGAACCGTCGTCGTGAGGTGCCGCTTCGTTCCGCCATACCGTCGTTCGTCTTGGTTCTGTCGTCCATGATTGCTGCGCGGTTAGCGCGTATGGACGGTCGCATATCAACTAAAAGAGGTTTTTCCGGGTTCCGTCCATAATTCGACCGGAAACGAACCCGGATGGCGTCTCTCGGTCGACTGCGTCTGTAGAGCCTGAAAGGACTATCCACCGTTCCGCCGAGAGGGCGAGAACCGGCCGGGGCATCGATGCGGGTACCGACGGAATAGGATCGTGCTCGGCGATCGATGGGAGCGGTCATCGTGTGAACTGGACGGGGAGATCCCGTGCTCGACTGCTCCCCGCTGGGTCGGCAGATCCCGCGAAAGGTCTACTCCTCGCCGGGCGCTGCGTCCTCGGTGATCGCGAGGGCGAACGACGCGTTGTCGACCGCAGCCTCGGGCGCGTTCGTCTCGTCGACGTAGCCCACCGTGAAGACGGTGTAGACGTGGCCCGCCTCGAGGTCGATCGCGAACCGTTCGGCGAACGCCCCGTCGTCTTCGCGCGTCTCGATGACCTCCCGATCAGCGGGCACCTCGGCCGAACCGGCCTCGCCGAACGGGAGTCCGTCCAGAAGCGTTCGTTCCCCGCCGTCGACGGTGAAGTCGACGTTCGGCGCGTCCGGCGCGGCGTTCACGCCTCGAACACGCGCGTGATCCCGACGCGTTGGGCTCGCATCGTCCTCCAGAGTAGTGATCCGAAGCGGTTCGTCGCTCACCGTACAGACCTCACCGATGGCCGCGACGGTGTATCGCCCCTCCTCGAACGTGACGTCGTTCTCGAGGACCGCCTCGTCGGGGCCCCTGCCGGCCGGTGTGAACCGGACGGTGTAGGTGCCCGGCGCGTACTCGAGATACTCGGTCTGGGTTGCGAACGGCTCGACGTCCTCGAACCAGAGCTCGTCGTCGACGTAGACGTCGACGACCGGCGCGTCCGGTGAGAGGTGAACGATCCGGGCGCCTGCTTCGGGTTCGGGTGATCGGTCCGACCGGTCCCCGTCGGGAACGGCATCCTCGGTCCCACCATCCTCGTCCGTGGCCGCGGCCGAAGACGGGAGGCCGAGCGCACCGAGTCCCGCGAGCGCGGAACCGACCAGAAACCGTCGTCTGGAGGCCGATCCGACCGCTCGTTTCCCGATCGTCGATTCACTTCCCGCCTCGAATTCGTCGTATTTAATCGTCATGATCGGCGAGCGTGCCGCGCCATCGCGTACACGGACTCATCGACGACGAACGGACGCAAGAGGGTTTTCCGAACTCTCTCCGGAATCTCGCCGGGATGTACGCCGTGGGTACGCACCGGCAACACGACGGACGGGGGTCGATCGGGTCGGAACGGATCGGCGTCGACGATCGACGGAACACGGCGAGAACGGACGAATGGAACACGGGATCCGTCGAGGACGTCAGTCCCAGGTGACCCAGGCGAGGAACGCCAGGGCGACGGTCTCGAGGACGTGCAGCAGCATCATCGCACGCCAGGCGATGCCGGGGACCTCGGCGGCGAACCAGGCCGACAGCGTCGGGTCGAGGAGGTAGTAGTAGAGCGCGCAGGCGTTCTCGGCGAGCAACAGCAGCGAGAAGACGAACAGTCCGAGGGTGTGTTTCGATCGGAACTGGAAGTAGTTGCGCGCCCAGACGTAACCGAGCCCGAGCAGCAACAGCACGTTGACCGCGGCGGAGATCCGAGCCACGGTCGGCCAGAGACCGACCTCGGTCTGGAGGGGAACGAGGTGGACGGCACCGCCGGCTACGACTCCAAAGAGCCCCTCCGAGAACGAGGAGTGCTGTACGGTTCCCGTCCAGTATTCCATCTATGTCACCCCTTTCGTCCACGTCCGGATATACACTTTCCCAAATCTGTCCATACTCACTCCACCCGTTCCATGATCGTCTCGACGACCTTCCAGTGGTGCTGGACCTGGTCGGTCGGGAGGTAGATCGCTCCGTACTCGTCGCCGCTCTTCTCCACGATGCCGTTCTCGAGAAGGACGTCCAGGTGGTGTCGAACCGTGGTGTAGTCGACGTCGAGTTCCTCCGCGAGCTTGTTCGC comes from the Halalkalicoccus sp. CG83 genome and includes:
- the moaC gene encoding cyclic pyranopterin monophosphate synthase MoaC, whose product is MSDERDLTHVDESGEARMVDVGDKPDTARRAVAAGELHLSEGTIAAIRENDVEKGDVLATARVGAIQAVKHTWETIPMCHQIPITNVDTEFEVSDDRVRLEVAVETTGKTGCEMEALEGVTTGLNVVWDMVKAAEKDGEGQYPGTHIDGVRVLEKRKRPLE
- a CDS encoding NAD(P)H-hydrate epimerase — protein: MITTERMGAVDRNAEALGVPRKQLMESSGNAVARAVCEEADEGDRVAIVAGRGNNGGDAFVAARFLDEYDLSVHLLGRPESISTEIARENWEALLEGGYEPETVADSTAFSLSDPDVIVDGMLGTGISGELREPEATAAGAINDSEATVVSVDVPSGVDADTGDVPESAVEADRVVTFHDTKPGLADLDLEVTVADIGIPAAAERYAGPGDLALGASEPDADEIRVFVVGGGPYTGAPALSAQAALRSGAELSFVACPASIKDVLAGYAEDLIVQDYESDRLTVDEVDDLIETATDYEDVVVLGPGLGTADETLEAARVFLEEFEGPMVVDADALSVVPEVETDATLVCTPNKRELAGMGGPELDDLEEGAEEIREFAADLGHVVMAKAEADVVSDGERTRISTAGTPGMAVGGTGDTLAGITAAFAKENDPFDAAVAASYANGRAAELIDDREGGLLASDLLDVLPRAIWGER
- a CDS encoding acylphosphatase, whose protein sequence is MSDAGDRTRAHAFVTGRVQGVYYRASTRDAARERGVDGWVRNLEDGRVEAVFEGPREAVESMVEWCHEGSPAAEVEDVEAEFGDPQDEDGFEIRR
- a CDS encoding FxLYD domain-containing protein codes for the protein MKRRPLLTTGLLAVSGAGCVGRFTGGDSEPGAGSREGENGSADATETIDDGESANSERDVQVIRMDRTTDTIGTTATITARNLASETLDAVDVTVIFYDEIDSEIGPGLGGITDVSAGEGFEITIRAEGPQYTDAAAFEITDLTVE
- a CDS encoding cation:proton antiporter domain-containing protein, translating into MVAVGFGVLIGPLGLGLVDLSQWGDPLSIIEQVARLTIAIAVTSIALRLPQNYFRKRAKAMATILGPGMIAMWLVSGLVVYVILGFPVWVALLVGAIVTPTDPVLANTIVTGEAAEENIPERLRNVLSGESGANDGGAYPLVFLAILMLTRSTETALVEWLTRTLLWEVGAAIALGLVVGVAIGRAERFASSERFLEKTSVLTVTVALTFAALGFIKLLGSDGILGVFVAGLAYNYVAVSSDEAEEQQIQEVVNRLFTFPAFVLFGMMIPWSAWVGLGWRGVAVVVAVLLLRRLPMLFALR
- a CDS encoding DNA-3-methyladenine glycosylase family protein; the encoded protein is MERGAIPIEECPGGMDLRLTLESGQSYCWRRDDGLMYDGDDGGWYHTVVDGTDPRSAAPAGSGELIRVRQHDGSLEWESTTDAVPHLRRLLRLDDDLDAIIEETPDDPLIEEAYATHRGLRLVRDPPFPCLISFICSAQMRVGRIHGMQVTLSREFGDTLEIDDETYHAFPTPEQLAAASVEELRECSLGYRAPYVRETAEMVASGERPEDALGSAYEDARDRLTRFVGVGEKVADCVLLFSLGYLEAVPLDTWIRSAIEEHYPDCDRGSYRETSRAIRERFGEHAGYAQTYVFHFLRTGGRESEALEDT
- a CDS encoding DUF555 domain-containing protein codes for the protein MDCRVVVEAAVPVYDVSTPDEAVRIAISKTGDMLNPDLNYVEISMGERTSPSGEQLEPAFIVADEALVALELEMTVFNVEREEHASRIARKEIGQRLENIPLEVLEVEVLETDDSDEGNGTDESNDSNEGSDESDAGDGEDDVLPEFDDLLE
- a CDS encoding UPF0058 family protein, giving the protein MKKQELIHLHGLLAEVSNHYEQNANGVDLDEYESLGVRPTSIHKSKTDHKAAVFALAKGITGDIDETEEATGTVTAAQAD
- a CDS encoding transcription initiation factor IIB translates to MTKINQRTYTDESATETEVDEEQTEESELTCPECGGRLESDSEHGETVCADCGLVVEADEIDRGPEWRAFESSERDQKSRVGAPTTTMMHDKGLSTNIGWQDKDAYGNSLSNRQRQKMQRLRTWNERFRTRNSKERNLKQALGEIDRMASALGLPKNVRETASVIYRRALEDDLLPGRSIEGVATASLYAAARQAGTPRSLDEIEQVSRIDRMELTRTYRYVVRELGLEVQPADPESYVPRFASDLELSDEAEHRARQLLRNAKQSGIHSGKSPVGLAAAAVYAAALLTNEKVTQAEVSDVANISEVTIRNRYKELLQADETNTPAGTASAEAAD
- a CDS encoding ferritin-like domain-containing protein, with protein sequence MAERSGTSRRRFMAASALVGAGAFGLGGPVGSVAADEHGDDGMEDGNGADGEFEDDVDILNYARTLEFLEAEFYQRGLDNLGCSGLLESELLAEFGTGDAIRARVFEDLEVIRDHEFTHVEVLGDVITDLGGEPIDQPEFDFGTAVEDPDEFLATAAVLEDTGVGAYAGAAPSIQNAELVPPALSIHSVEARHASFLRVLGGEIGFPDAFDEALDRATVEEAAGQFIVD
- a CDS encoding DUF4397 domain-containing protein, whose protein sequence is MTIKYDEFEAGSESTIGKRAVGSASRRRFLVGSALAGLGALGLPSSAAATDEDGGTEDAVPDGDRSDRSPEPEAGARIVHLSPDAPVVDVYVDDELWFEDVEPFATQTEYLEYAPGTYTVRFTPAGRGPDEAVLENDVTFEEGRYTVAAIGEVCTVSDEPLRITTLEDDASPTRRDHARVRGVNAAPDAPNVDFTVDGGERTLLDGLPFGEAGSAEVPADREVIETREDDGAFAERFAIDLEAGHVYTVFTVGYVDETNAPEAAVDNASFALAITEDAAPGEE
- a CDS encoding ArsR/SmtB family transcription factor produces the protein MEAVLWYVLTGTRGGPNRVRLLQAIDERPRNANKLAEELDVDYTTVRHHLDVLLENGIVEKSGDEYGAIYLPTDQVQHHWKVVETIMERVE